The region CGCGGGTCGAACGGCGACGGAATCACGTAATCGGCGGCCAGATCGTCACCGACGACAGCCGCGAGCGCGTCCGCCGCCGCGATCTTCATCCCCTCCGTGATCCGGGACGCCCGCACCTGCAGCGCCCCCGCGAAGATCCCCGGGAACGCCAGCACGTTGTTGATCTGGTTCGGGAAGTCCGAGCGCCCGGTCGCGACAACCGCCGCGTACTTGTGCGCCACATCGGGGTGCACCTCGGGGTCCGGGTTGGCCATCGCGAACACGAACGCGTCCTTGGCCATCGAAGCCACCGCCGCCTCCGGGACCGTACCGCCGGAGACGCCGATGAAGACGTCGGCGCCCGCGAGGGCGCTCTCCAGCGACCCCGTCAGACCGGCCTTGTTCGTCAGCTCGGCCAGCTCGCGCTTGACCGGCGTGAGGTCGTCCCGGTCCGCCGAGACGATGCCCTTGCGGTCGGCGACGGCGACATCGCCGAGGCCCGCCTCAAGGAGGAACTTCGCGATGGCGACGCCCGCCGCACCCGCGCCCGAGATCACTCCCCGCAGCTCCCCGAGCCCCCGCCCGGTCAGCCGCGCCGCGTTGCGCAGGGCCGCCAGCGTCACGACCGCCGTGCCGTGCTGGTCGTCGTGGAACACGGGGATGTCCAGCTGCTCCTGGAGCCGCCGCTCGATCTCGAAGCAGCGGGGTGCCGAGATGTCCTCCAGGTTGACCCCACCGAAGGACGGCGCCAGTCGGACCACCGTCTCGATGATCTCGTCGACGCCCGTGCAGGCCAGCGCGATCGGGACCGCGTCCACACCGCCGAACTGCTTGAACAGGATCGCCTTGCCCTCCATCACCGGGAGGGATGCCTCGGGACCGATGTCCCCGAGCCCGAGGACCGCCGTACCGTCCGTCACGACCGCGACGACGGACGACTTCCAGGTGTAGTCGTTGACGAGGTCGGGCTGCTCGGCGATGGCGGTGCACACCCGGGCCACACCGGGCGTGTACGCGAGGGACAGGTCGTCCTTGTCACGGATGGGCACGGTGGCCTGCACGGCCATCTTGCCGCCCCGGTGCAGAGCGAACGCCGGGTCGAACTCACCGGCGTCACTGTCGGTGACGATGTCGCTGCGAGGATTGACGATCTCCGCTGCCACTTTGTTACCCCTTAAGTCTTCAAGGTTGGAGGGTGACCACTCCTGGTGAGGGGTGGGCGGGCACCGCGCAAGGCCCCGGTGAGTGATGCGCACGGGCACGAGCGCGACGGGCGCGCCGCACACGCGCCCTGAGCCCCGGATGAGGGGTGTAAAGAACCTTCTTACCGGACGGAGGACACCGACGACGACCCCATAACGCGAAGGTCACACGGGGGCGGCACGACTCATCCCTACACATGGCCACATACTCGGGCATGATCGATCAAATCGAGAGGCGTACAGGGCCCGAATCGCAAGCAAGGCGCAAGCCGACGCGATCTGGACGGCATCAAGACGGGATCAGGCCGGGAGCGGGTCGGGATCAAGTCGGGGCGGGGTCCTCACTCGGCTGTACGTACGGATGCAACAGCCGCTCACCTGGCGAGATGCACCGAAGATCTTCCGGCCGGAACGAATGATTCCCGTAGAAGATCCGGGAAGGTCCGGCTCTGGTGCACCGACCTGACGCCGCACGGGGGTCACCCGTTATCCGATTTTGACATGGCCGGTCGTCTGAATGCCTCAGTCCGAATGGCAAGATGCCGTAATCACACAAGGTCGCGACACTCAAAGATGCGTGCACCAGCCGACCCGCCGGAATCGTCCGCCCTCCGGGGCAGGCGCCGGCCCCAATGGCACACCATCACCCGCCGGAGGAACCCACCATGACCGCAAGCTCCACCCTTCGTACGACCGCCGCGCACAACCGGCTAGCCGCGGTCGGTGCGATCGCGGTCGCGGGCGCCCTGCTGCTCACCGGATGCGGTGACCAGACCAAGGACAAGGGCACGGGCTCGGACACCGCCTCGACGAGCTCCGCCCCGCTGGCCGCCAAGCTGCCCCAGGCCATCCGGGACAAGGGCGTTGTCACGGTCGGCTCGGACATCGCGTACGCGCCGGTCGAGTTCAAGGACGACTCCGGCAAGACGGTCGGTATCGACCCGGACCTCGCGGACGCCATGGGCAAGCAGCTCGGTGTGACGTTCAAGTTCGAGAACGGCACCTTCGACACCCTGATCACGGGCCTGCGCTCCAAGCGGTACGACATCGCCATGTCCGCGATGACCGACACCAAGGACCGCCAGGAGGGCACCGAGAACGGCAAGAAGGTCGGCGAGGGCGTCGACTTCGTCGACTACTTCACCGCCGGTGTCTCGATCTACACCAAGAAGGGCGACGACCAGGGCATCAAGACCTGGGCCGACCTGTGTGGCAAGAAGATCGCGGTCCAGCGCGGCACGGTCTCCGAGGACCTCGCCAAGGCCGAGACGAAGAAGTGCACGGGTGGCAAGAAGATCGCCATCGAGTCGTACGACAACGACCAGCAGGCCCAGACCCGGGTGCGCGCGGGCGGCGCCAACGCCGGTTCCTCCGACTTCCCGGTCACGGCGTACGCGGTGAAGACCTCGGGCGGCGGCAACGACTTCCAGGTCGTCGGCGAGCAGGTCGAGGCGGCGCCGTACGGCATCGCGGTCGCCAAGACGAACACGCAGCTGCGGGACGCCCTGCAGGCCGCGCTCGACGCGATCATCAAGAACGGCGAGTACGGCAAGATCATCGCCAAGTGGGGCGTCGAGGACGGCGCCGTGACCTCGGCCACCGTCAACGGCGGCAAGTGACCCCGGCTCACCGAAGCTACGGGCGCTGAAAGGCAACATCCGTGACTGTTGACATCGACAAGGCGACAGGACCGGCGGACACTCCCCCGGCCGGACCGGAGGCCATCAAGGCCATCCCGGTCCGGCACTACGGGCGGTACGTCTCGGCCGTCGTCGCGATCGCGCTCTTCGTCGCGATCATCTCCGCGTTCGCCCAGGGCAACATCAACTGGGGCGCCGTACCGGACTACTTCTTCGACGACCGCATCATCGCGGGCGTCGGGAAGACCCTCCTGCTGACGGTCCTCTCGATGGTGATCGGCATCGTCGGCGGCATCCTGCTCGCCGTCATGCGGCTGTCGAAGAACCCGGTGACCTCGACCATCGCCTGGTTCTACATCTGGTTCTTCCGCGGCACCCCGGTCCTGGTCCAGCTCGTCGTCTGGTTCAACCTGGGCCTGGTCTTCACGTACATCAACCTCGGTCCGATCTACAAGGACTACTGGTCCAGCTTCATGACGCCGCTGCTGACGGCGCTCCTGGGCCTGGGCCTGAACGAGGCCGCCTACATGGCGGAGATCTGCCGCGCCGGCCTTCTGTCGGTCGACGAGGGCCAGACGGAGGCCTCGCACGCCCTGGGCATGAGCCACGCCAAGACCCTGCGCCGGATCGTGATCCCGCAGGCGATGCGCGTGATCGTGCCGCCCACGGGCAACGAGGTCATCAACATGCTGAAGACGACCTCGCTGGTATCGGTGGTCCAGTTCGCCGAACTGTTCCGCTACGCCCAGGACATCGGGCAGACGTCCGGTGCCCCGGTGGAGATGTACTTCCTCGCGGCGGCCTGGTACCTGATCCTCACCTCGGTCCTCAGCGTCGGCCAGTACTACATCGAGCGGTACTACTCGCGCGGTTCCAGCCGTCTCCTCCCGGCCACACCGTTCCAGAAGATCAAGGCGAACATGCTCTCCCTCTCCGGCTACCGGCGGTGATCCCATGACCTCAGTGGAGAAGACCGACGGCACCAGCATCAACGCCATGGTCAAGTCAGAAGGCGTACACAAGTCCTTCGGCCCCGTCGAAGTCCTCAAGGGCATCGACCTGGAGGTGAAGTCGGGCGAGGTGTTCTGCCTCATCGGCCCCTCCGGCTCCGGCAAGTCGACGTTCCTCAGGTGCATCAACCACCTGGAGAAGGTCAACGCGGGGCGCCTGTACGTCGACGGGGAGCTGGTCGGCTACCGCCAGAAGGGCGACAAGCTCTACGAGCTGAAGGACAGCGAGGTCGCGCTGAAGCGACGGGACATCGGCATGGTGTTCCAGCGCTTCAACCTGTTCCCGCACATGACGGCGCTGGAGAACGTCATGGAGGCCCCGGTCCAGGTCAAGGGCGCCAGCAAGGCACAGGCCCGCGAACGCGCCGGCCAACTCCTGGAGCGCGTGGGCCTGGCCGACAAGGCCGCCAACTACCCCTCGCAGCTCTCCGGCGGCCAGCAGCAGCGCGTCGCCATCGCCCGGGCCCTGGCGATGGACCCGAAGCTGATGCTGTTCGACGAGCCGACCTCGGCGCTGGACCCGGAGCTGGTCGGTGACGTCCTCGACGTCATGCGCGACCTGGCCGAGTCCGGTATGACGATGGTCGTCGTCACCCACGAGATGGGCTTCGCCCGCGAGGTGGGCGACAGTCTCGTCTTCATGGACGGAGGCGTGGTCGTCGAGTCCGGCAACCCCCGCGACGTCCTGACGAACCCGCAGCACGAGCGCACGCAGTCGTTCCTGTCCAAGGTGCTCTGAGCCGAGGTACGGGTACGTACGGAAGGGGCGGTACGAGATCCTCGTACCGCCCCTTCCGCGTTTCCCTAGTTTCTCCTCGTCTTCAACAGCTCGGGCGTGAGGGCCAGTTCACGCAGCTGGCTCTTGGTCAGCGGCGCGGTCCTGAGCAGTGGCCCCAGGGAGTACCTGCCCGTGAAGCCGGTGGTGTCGTGGACCTCGACCGTGCCGCCGGTCTTCAGGTAGAGCGTGGCGATGAGGTACTCACCCCAGGTGCGGCGCTTGTCCATGAAGACGCTGCCGTGCTTCCAGCCCTTCCGGAATTCGAGGACGTTGCCGTTCGGCAGCCTCTCGAAGGTGCACTCCTGCCCGTCCTCCTTGCCCGGCAGCGAACAAGGACTCTTCCAGCTCGGGCTCTGAACCTTGCTGAACGTGTTGATGACCCGGAGGTACCCGACCCCGCCGTCCCTGGTGACCGTGTAGGAGCCGTAGTACTTGCCGAAGGGGCCGGCCTCCGGATGCTCCGGCTCCCGGAACAGGAGGTAGTCCATGTCCACTTCACGGATCGCACCGACACCGGTCGGCAGCAGCTTCGCGAACTCGGCCGCCAGAGCGGTGGCCCGGCCGGGAGGCTGGGTTGTCCCCGTGTTCGCGGCGCGGCCACCGCCCTCGTCGTACGTCAGCCACCCCGGCCCCGCGACCACCCCCGCCGCGACCCCGACCGCCGCGACGACCGTCACCGCGCCCCATCGGCGCCGCCGTGTCCGCGCCGCACGCGCGAACACCGCCTCCGTGCCGCCTCCCGTGGGAACGGTGACCCCGCCCACGGCCCGGCCGAGAAGCTCACGCCCCTCCAGCCATGTCTCGACCTCGTCGATGTCGGCGCTCATACGTGCTCCTCCCGCACCGCGGCCCGCATCGCCGCGATTCCCCTGGCCGTGTGGCTCTTCACCGTGCTGACCCGCATACCGAGCAGGTCCGCGGTGTCGTTGACGCTGAGGTCCTCCCAGTAGCGCAGCACCAGCACCGCCCGCTGCTTGGGCGCGAGCTTCGCCAGCGCCGCGCGCACCATCAGGCCCGTGTCGCTGTCCGCCGACTCGACGGGCGTCTCCGGCAGTTCGCCGTACGCGTGTTCGCGCCGCCAGAAGCGTCGGCGCCCCGCGATGAACGTGTTGATCAGCGTCTGCCGGGCATAGGCCTCAAGATTGTCCAGCCGCTCGTACCTGCGTGCCCCGAGGACGACCTTCACGAGCGTCGTCTGGACGAGATCCTCCGCCTCGTCACGGTTGCCGCAGAGCAGATAGGCGCTCCGGAACAGCGCCGTGCGTCTGCCCTCCACGAAGGCGTGCAGAGCCGCGTCCGCGCCCCGCCTCATCCTTCCCCCTCTCCCGGCCCCTTGGGCGAAGACCGTCTCACCCTCTCCAGTGCGGTGGGGCCCCGGCCAGGACGCGGCGCACACGGAAATGGCAGTACGGATTTCCCGTACCGCCAGAACCTTCCGCCCTGCCGGGCTACTTGAGCGCGAGCAGCAGCGTGTCCGAAGGTGAGCACCACACCGGGCGCGCCTCCCCGAACCCCTTCTCGCGCAGCACGCGCGCGTGCCACCCGGCGGAGGGCATGTCGCCCTCGGCGTGTTCGCCGTAGATCTCGAAACGGCGGGCGGTCGGCCCGGCGAGGGCGGGATCCTGGGCGGCGAGCTGCCACCATTCGGCCCAGTCGACGGCGCCGTCGTGTTTGGCCTGATCCATACGGGTGTGGCGCAGTGCGCGCTCCGCCGCGTTGATCCGGGGCGTGCTGTCGTCGATCATGTGGTCCGCGTTCATGAACAGACCGCCGTCGCGGACGAGCTCCGCGATCCGCCCGTAGAGGTCCGCGAGGGGTTCGCTGTGCAGCCAGTGCAGGGCGGTGGCGGTCAGGACGGCGTCGTACGAGTCGTACGGCAGCCCGCTCGGCCACCGCGGGTCCTTGAGGTCGGCCGTGACGAAGGTGACGCGGTCGTCGCCCGCGAAGGTGCCCTGGGCGATGGCGAGGAGCGCCGGGTCGAGGTCGACGCCGACGCTGGTGGCCTGCGGGAACCGGTCGAGCAGCCGGGACGTGATACTTCCCGTGCCGCACGCCAGGTCGAGCACGCGTGGGGCGGGGCCGACGAGGGCCTCGACCATGTCGAGCATGATCCGGAACCGTTCCTCGCGGTCCGGCATATACCACTCCTGCTGCCTGTCCCAGCTCGTCTGCCAGGCATTCCAGTCGGTTCCGGCGTTCGTACCGGTAGTGGTGGTCATGGAAACCCCCTCTTGTCAGCTGCTCGCTCGCCCGCTTCTGAACACATGCGTAATACCCTGGAAGCAATGTCAGCCGTTACTTCCTCGCATCCACGACCATAGAACGCCCTCGTAAGGACTACAAGTGGAACTGGCCTATTACTCGGACTACGCCTTGCGTCTCGTCAACACCGAGGAACCGGCGCGCGGCAAGGACTCG is a window of Streptomyces sp. B21-083 DNA encoding:
- a CDS encoding amino acid ABC transporter permease yields the protein MTVDIDKATGPADTPPAGPEAIKAIPVRHYGRYVSAVVAIALFVAIISAFAQGNINWGAVPDYFFDDRIIAGVGKTLLLTVLSMVIGIVGGILLAVMRLSKNPVTSTIAWFYIWFFRGTPVLVQLVVWFNLGLVFTYINLGPIYKDYWSSFMTPLLTALLGLGLNEAAYMAEICRAGLLSVDEGQTEASHALGMSHAKTLRRIVIPQAMRVIVPPTGNEVINMLKTTSLVSVVQFAELFRYAQDIGQTSGAPVEMYFLAAAWYLILTSVLSVGQYYIERYYSRGSSRLLPATPFQKIKANMLSLSGYRR
- a CDS encoding ABC transporter substrate-binding protein is translated as MTASSTLRTTAAHNRLAAVGAIAVAGALLLTGCGDQTKDKGTGSDTASTSSAPLAAKLPQAIRDKGVVTVGSDIAYAPVEFKDDSGKTVGIDPDLADAMGKQLGVTFKFENGTFDTLITGLRSKRYDIAMSAMTDTKDRQEGTENGKKVGEGVDFVDYFTAGVSIYTKKGDDQGIKTWADLCGKKIAVQRGTVSEDLAKAETKKCTGGKKIAIESYDNDQQAQTRVRAGGANAGSSDFPVTAYAVKTSGGGNDFQVVGEQVEAAPYGIAVAKTNTQLRDALQAALDAIIKNGEYGKIIAKWGVEDGAVTSATVNGGK
- a CDS encoding NAD(P)-dependent malic enzyme, whose protein sequence is MAAEIVNPRSDIVTDSDAGEFDPAFALHRGGKMAVQATVPIRDKDDLSLAYTPGVARVCTAIAEQPDLVNDYTWKSSVVAVVTDGTAVLGLGDIGPEASLPVMEGKAILFKQFGGVDAVPIALACTGVDEIIETVVRLAPSFGGVNLEDISAPRCFEIERRLQEQLDIPVFHDDQHGTAVVTLAALRNAARLTGRGLGELRGVISGAGAAGVAIAKFLLEAGLGDVAVADRKGIVSADRDDLTPVKRELAELTNKAGLTGSLESALAGADVFIGVSGGTVPEAAVASMAKDAFVFAMANPDPEVHPDVAHKYAAVVATGRSDFPNQINNVLAFPGIFAGALQVRASRITEGMKIAAADALAAVVGDDLAADYVIPSPFDPRVAPAVTAAVAAAARAEGVARR
- a CDS encoding SigE family RNA polymerase sigma factor, translating into MRRGADAALHAFVEGRRTALFRSAYLLCGNRDEAEDLVQTTLVKVVLGARRYERLDNLEAYARQTLINTFIAGRRRFWRREHAYGELPETPVESADSDTGLMVRAALAKLAPKQRAVLVLRYWEDLSVNDTADLLGMRVSTVKSHTARGIAAMRAAVREEHV
- a CDS encoding amino acid ABC transporter ATP-binding protein, which produces MNAMVKSEGVHKSFGPVEVLKGIDLEVKSGEVFCLIGPSGSGKSTFLRCINHLEKVNAGRLYVDGELVGYRQKGDKLYELKDSEVALKRRDIGMVFQRFNLFPHMTALENVMEAPVQVKGASKAQARERAGQLLERVGLADKAANYPSQLSGGQQQRVAIARALAMDPKLMLFDEPTSALDPELVGDVLDVMRDLAESGMTMVVVTHEMGFAREVGDSLVFMDGGVVVESGNPRDVLTNPQHERTQSFLSKVL
- a CDS encoding class I SAM-dependent methyltransferase yields the protein MTTTTGTNAGTDWNAWQTSWDRQQEWYMPDREERFRIMLDMVEALVGPAPRVLDLACGTGSITSRLLDRFPQATSVGVDLDPALLAIAQGTFAGDDRVTFVTADLKDPRWPSGLPYDSYDAVLTATALHWLHSEPLADLYGRIAELVRDGGLFMNADHMIDDSTPRINAAERALRHTRMDQAKHDGAVDWAEWWQLAAQDPALAGPTARRFEIYGEHAEGDMPSAGWHARVLREKGFGEARPVWCSPSDTLLLALK